The Teredinibacter sp. KSP-S5-2 genome includes a window with the following:
- the recO gene encoding DNA repair protein RecO produces the protein MDTAYILHKRNFTDSKCILELFCQNAGRVQVVQRMSQKKRSSAFFQPFVPYSVSWQGRSDLKTLLMIEAESSGVQLQSTRLYCGLYLNELLCRALLPGEAHTTLYQAYQTALQNISILDDVELALRQFELVFLQDMGYGINFSSDSLGDLIQDGVEYQYFPDEGFVKVSADVYPKKKQILFSGHVIRAISHGGYSCDVERRALKILCREAIKIIIGDKPLLSRSLFQ, from the coding sequence ATGGATACCGCCTACATTTTGCATAAAAGGAATTTTACGGATTCAAAATGTATTCTGGAATTATTTTGTCAAAATGCTGGGCGGGTTCAGGTTGTTCAAAGAATGTCACAAAAAAAGCGTTCTTCAGCTTTTTTTCAGCCATTTGTCCCATATAGTGTTTCCTGGCAGGGGCGATCCGATTTAAAAACCTTACTCATGATTGAAGCAGAAAGCTCTGGCGTTCAGCTTCAATCAACACGCTTGTATTGTGGCTTATATTTAAACGAGCTTTTATGTCGAGCCTTGTTGCCTGGGGAAGCTCATACTACCTTATATCAGGCTTACCAAACGGCGTTACAGAATATCAGTATTCTCGATGACGTTGAGCTCGCGCTTAGGCAGTTTGAGTTAGTGTTTCTGCAAGACATGGGATACGGTATTAACTTTAGTTCAGACAGTTTAGGGGATTTGATACAAGATGGCGTTGAGTATCAGTATTTCCCCGACGAAGGTTTTGTAAAAGTCTCTGCTGATGTTTACCCTAAAAAGAAACAAATCCTGTTCTCTGGTCATGTGATACGTGCGATTTCTCATGGTGGCTATTCTTGCGATGTTGAGAGAAGAGCACTCAAAATTTTGTGTCGTGAAGCAATAAAAATAATCATTGGTGATAAACCCCTTTTGTCCCGATCTCTCTTTCAATAG
- the era gene encoding GTPase Era gives MSEEIKRAGYIAIVGRPNVGKSTLLNHLIKQKISITSRKPQTTRNNVMGIKTEGNMQMVFVDTPGIHQGVDKAINRYMNKTASSALKDVDVVIFVVDKTHWFAEDEQVLQQVAQVSCPVIVAVNKLDQIEDKKLLLPHVTSLSEKLPKAEIVPLSALHGHNLQELEQLIESFIPECEHFYPEDQITDRSSRFLASEIVREKITRQLGAELPYQIAVEIESFEEEEGLITIHALILVERDGQKRIIIGDKGARIKSIGQQARLDMEKLFDNKVFLKLWVKVKSGWSDDDRALRSLGYDDKREF, from the coding sequence ATGTCTGAAGAGATAAAACGTGCCGGCTATATAGCCATCGTTGGTCGCCCTAATGTGGGCAAGTCCACTTTATTGAATCATCTGATTAAACAGAAAATCAGTATTACTTCCCGAAAGCCACAAACTACGCGTAATAATGTTATGGGCATTAAAACGGAAGGAAATATGCAGATGGTGTTTGTTGATACGCCGGGCATTCATCAGGGAGTGGATAAGGCAATCAATCGATATATGAATAAGACGGCTTCAAGTGCTTTGAAGGATGTCGATGTTGTTATTTTTGTGGTTGATAAAACCCACTGGTTTGCTGAAGACGAGCAAGTTCTGCAGCAGGTTGCTCAGGTGTCTTGTCCTGTCATCGTGGCAGTCAATAAACTGGACCAGATAGAAGATAAAAAATTACTTCTGCCCCACGTAACCAGTTTGTCGGAAAAACTACCCAAGGCAGAAATTGTGCCTTTATCTGCTTTGCATGGGCATAATCTTCAGGAGCTTGAACAGCTAATTGAAAGTTTTATACCTGAGTGTGAGCATTTTTATCCAGAAGACCAAATCACTGATCGAAGTTCACGTTTTCTTGCTAGTGAGATTGTGAGAGAGAAAATTACCCGGCAGTTGGGTGCAGAGCTTCCTTATCAAATAGCGGTAGAAATTGAATCGTTTGAAGAAGAAGAGGGCTTAATCACTATTCATGCCTTGATTCTTGTTGAACGTGATGGCCAAAAGCGCATTATTATTGGGGATAAGGGTGCAAGAATAAAAAGCATTGGTCAGCAAGCCAGATTGGATATGGAAAAACTCTTTGATAATAAAGTCTTTCTTAAGCTGTGGGTAAAGGTTAAGTCGGGATGGTCCGATGATGATCGTGCACTGCGAAGCTTAGGTTATGATGACAAAAGAGAGTTTTAG
- the rnc gene encoding ribonuclease III: MKSDRLERALGYTFTQKDLLKLALSHRSVGRQNNERLEFLGDSLLGLIITEYLYKNFPNVREGDLTRVRSSLVKGDTLAKIAKEFSLGEYLYLGEGELKSGGFRRASILADTVEAIIGAIYLESGMDVCRDVVLNWYADKLAALDIEKDGKDAKTLLQEYLQKHKRPLPLYETVSIAGESHAKEYTVECSVDHVKEKTLASSTSKRNAEKLAAEKMLALMNI; the protein is encoded by the coding sequence ATGAAGAGTGATCGCCTTGAACGCGCATTGGGATATACGTTTACACAAAAGGATTTACTCAAACTTGCGCTATCTCACCGAAGTGTTGGCCGCCAGAATAATGAACGCCTGGAGTTTCTAGGGGATTCATTACTGGGGCTGATTATCACCGAGTACCTATATAAAAACTTCCCTAATGTCAGAGAAGGTGATTTGACTCGTGTTCGTTCGAGTTTGGTCAAGGGGGATACGCTGGCGAAAATCGCTAAGGAGTTTAGCTTAGGTGAATACCTGTATCTTGGGGAAGGTGAGCTAAAAAGTGGCGGCTTTCGTCGAGCTTCCATCTTAGCTGATACGGTGGAAGCGATAATTGGGGCTATTTATCTAGAGTCTGGAATGGATGTGTGCCGGGACGTGGTATTGAACTGGTATGCAGATAAACTTGCTGCGTTAGATATCGAAAAAGATGGTAAAGATGCGAAGACGTTGTTGCAGGAATATCTGCAAAAACACAAGCGCCCACTCCCACTATATGAGACGGTTTCTATTGCGGGTGAGTCTCACGCGAAAGAATATACGGTAGAGTGTTCAGTTGATCATGTTAAAGAAAAAACCCTGGCTTCCAGTACCAGTAAGCGCAACGCAGAGAAGCTTGCCGCTGAAAAAATGCTTGCACTGATGAATATATAG
- a CDS encoding DUF4845 domain-containing protein, whose translation MRLPKHQYGLSSLGWLVVLSLVGFFLLCTFRLGPAYIDDRMIKGVIVSVAEANPDLHSMSKMEIKSAIQKFLTINSVRGEASKNIKIVKRADRTLINNRYEVRVHLFANIDVVMNFEHQLDSSNVAACCEYLIPDEE comes from the coding sequence ATGCGATTACCTAAGCATCAATACGGTTTAAGTTCGTTAGGTTGGTTGGTTGTCCTTAGCTTGGTTGGCTTTTTTCTATTGTGCACCTTTAGGTTGGGGCCGGCGTATATTGATGACCGAATGATTAAAGGCGTAATTGTCTCTGTTGCAGAAGCCAATCCTGATCTTCACTCCATGTCAAAAATGGAAATAAAATCGGCCATTCAAAAATTTTTAACCATTAACTCGGTCAGAGGTGAAGCCTCAAAAAACATCAAAATTGTAAAAAGAGCTGACCGAACTTTGATAAACAACCGCTATGAAGTGCGAGTCCATCTGTTTGCCAATATTGATGTGGTTATGAACTTCGAACATCAGTTAGACAGTTCAAACGTTGCAGCATGTTGCGAATATTTAATACCAGATGAAGAGTGA
- the lepB gene encoding signal peptidase I produces MDINLPLWLFVAVVVTGVVWLYDLLVLRKPRLSALKDVERQFDGYSSEQKKSDEGYQKATEAANQVPVVVEYSKSFFPVLLLVFVLRSFVIEPFQIPSESMVPTLEVGDFIAVNKFAYGIRLPIIRTKILDVDEPKRGDVMVFFPPHEPRYFIKRVIGLPGDTIRYVDHTLYINGEKIEKEYVEQVHAPDIRRRNDSCFDNGASYQVYDETVGGKAHKMRRCTITGRFSEYGEWVVPEGHYFMMGDNRDNSFDSRGWGPVPEKNIVGKAFGIWMHWESFFSIPSFSRVGSI; encoded by the coding sequence ATGGATATTAATTTACCCCTATGGTTGTTTGTTGCGGTTGTGGTTACGGGCGTTGTATGGCTGTATGACCTTCTCGTATTACGTAAACCCAGATTGTCCGCACTGAAAGATGTTGAACGTCAATTTGATGGTTATTCCTCTGAGCAAAAGAAATCTGACGAAGGTTACCAGAAGGCAACGGAAGCGGCCAACCAGGTGCCTGTTGTGGTGGAATATTCGAAATCTTTCTTCCCTGTATTGCTTCTGGTCTTTGTTTTACGTTCTTTTGTCATTGAACCCTTTCAAATTCCCTCTGAGTCCATGGTACCTACTTTAGAAGTGGGGGACTTTATTGCAGTAAACAAATTTGCTTATGGCATTCGCCTGCCAATTATTCGTACTAAAATATTGGATGTCGATGAGCCTAAACGTGGTGATGTGATGGTGTTTTTCCCTCCTCATGAGCCTCGCTACTTTATAAAACGTGTTATTGGTTTACCTGGTGACACGATTCGTTATGTCGACCATACCTTATATATCAATGGTGAGAAAATTGAAAAGGAATATGTCGAGCAGGTTCATGCTCCTGACATTCGACGACGTAACGATTCTTGTTTTGACAATGGAGCCAGTTATCAGGTCTATGATGAAACCGTTGGTGGTAAAGCGCATAAAATGCGACGCTGCACAATTACCGGGCGTTTTAGTGAATATGGTGAGTGGGTAGTGCCTGAAGGGCATTACTTTATGATGGGCGATAACCGGGATAACAGTTTTGATTCTCGTGGATGGGGCCCTGTGCCGGAAAAAAATATCGTCGGCAAGGCATTTGGTATATGGATGCATTGGGAAAGCTTTTTTAGTATCCCCAGCTTTTCTCGGGTAGGTTCCATATAA